The genomic stretch CGATCAGCGCCGCGACCGGCATCTCACGCCCCCCGAAGGCGGGCACGCGGCGCGACAGGTCCTCGTCACTCAGGGTGCTGATGGCGCTCAGGGCGCGTTCCTGCGAGTCCCACAGGCGCCCGCGCGCCTCGGTCAGCGTGGCGCTCGGCCCGGGCATCGCGCCGGGCGCCTGACCCTGCACCATGTTCAGGAAACGGTCGGCGCTGGCGGACAGGTGGTCGGACAGCCCGATGAAGCTCATGCCGCCGTCCCACGCGGCGAACGTGCCCTGATCCTCGGGCAGCTGCTCGAGGAGGTCGAGCAGGGCGGAACGGTGGGCCTGGAAGGTGCGGGCGAGGACGGCGCTGCGGTTCATGTCCGGCAGCATACCCACACCGCGCCGGGCGGGGCGAGTGGGCTGCGGGGGAACCCTCACGTTTCCTTCAGCGGGCCTCACGCAGCGTCAGCTGCCATGGCGAACAGTGAAGGGCATGACCCTGCGCATCCTGCTGACCGCTGCCGTCCTGACGTCCTCGCTGGCCCAGGCGCAGACGACGATCTTCAACATCCCGGCCCTGCCCCCGAAGAGCAGCGCGGCCACGCCCACAACCCCCGCGCCCACGCCGACCACCCCGGCGCCCGCCGCGCCCACCACCGGCAGCACCCTGCCCATGACCAACCCCGTGCTGAGCACCGCGCACAGCGCCAATCTGAATGGCCCGGGCAGCCTGCGCGTCGGTCAGGCCACCACCTGGACCTTCACCCTGACCAACCAGGGCGAGCAGGCCATCAACCTCCAGCACGGGGCGTGCGACGTGCGTTTCGAGGTGCTCGACGCCGCCGGGAAGGTCGTGCGCGCCAACCCTA from Deinococcus soli (ex Cha et al. 2016) encodes the following:
- a CDS encoding DinB family protein; this translates as MNRSAVLARTFQAHRSALLDLLEQLPEDQGTFAAWDGGMSFIGLSDHLSASADRFLNMVQGQAPGAMPGPSATLTEARGRLWDSQERALSAISTLSDEDLSRRVPAFGGREMPVAALIDTIITHEAHHKGQVWLMARMIGVKPPMFIKMG
- a CDS encoding FlgD immunoglobulin-like domain containing protein — protein: MTLRILLTAAVLTSSLAQAQTTIFNIPALPPKSSAATPTTPAPTPTTPAPAAPTTGSTLPMTNPVLSTAHSANLNGPGSLRVGQATTWTFTLTNQGEQAINLQHGACDVRFEVLDAAGKVVRANPTNTVCTMQLVITDVAPGETMDVQDIRWDGRDSGGKALPAGEYTIRAVFSGAGVRIMAEEFPVTIEN